In Capra hircus breed San Clemente chromosome 5, ASM170441v1, whole genome shotgun sequence, the DNA window CCCCTatgtggagaagggaacaggtcTCAAGCCAGACAGGCCCACCTCCACGTGCGGGGGCCAGAGAGAAGAGTGGGCTACACACCACCACTGACTCCCATGGGGGACCAGGGCAGCAGTGTAAGCATCTCAAGTCCACCCCTTAGCCTGCCAGGGGAACTCAGGCACAGATGGACACGTATGTGGAACTGCCCAGTGATTCCAGCCACACTGACCTTCTGAGCAGGCGAGTTCCAGATTCCCCCCAACCCCGGTGCTATCAAAACACTGGCAGCTAAAGCCAGGCACTgatgcggggcgggggggggggggggggggggtggcctCTGGGGGCGTGCCCCTAAGGCTGCACTATCCATCTTTCCAGGAGCAGCAATTGGGCACAGTGACTGCCTACTCCTGTGCAGAGTGAAGCTGGCCCCCCGAGAACTCTGGAAACTCACTCCCGGCCGTGATCACTCAGACACTGACAGCAGAGATGAGGCCCCTACCTGCTACGCTGGGCCCTAGAGGGGCTGGCAGGACTCCAGACTCCCCTCTCCAGGTCAAGCCACCTGCCTGGCCAAAGAGGCTTCTTTTTGGCACCAGCAAGCTCATCACTGAGAATAGGGCGATCAGGTGGGGAACTGCCCCAGGGCCTGCAGAGGGTGGGGGAGCTGCATCGGTGAACCTGGTCAGGCTGGGGGAAACGTCAGCCCAAATGGTCCCAAGTGCATTGTGAGTGAGACTGACCAagcagcagagctgaggccactAGAAGAGCTGGAATTGCAAGCAAGAGAAAGGAAACATGCAGTGGAGGTCCCAAGCGAGCACGTGATGCCAGGAAGCAGGGTGGGTCACCGGGCGCCCCAGAGTGATGACGGGAGATGTCCTCATGGAGCAGGTCTGCAGAGGCAGGAAGGGACGTCCTCAAACAAAGTGATGCCGTGGGATGGACATTTCTTCTATGCAGCAAAGTGGGTATGCTACCTGGATGGCTGCAGATGCGACCAGGATGGTGGCCGACTCCTAAAGGTTCCGAGCGCGGGTGGGCAGGGCCGGGGTTGGACTGGTCCCATTGGAGGCTGGGTGCACCGGGCAAGGCGCTGCGCCGGTGGCGGCCAGCTGGCGGCAGAGGGTCTGCCGTTCCCGCATGGCTCGATTGGAGGCCGAAGTTTTTCTGATCTGCGCGCGCCGGGCGTGCCGCAGCGGAGACTTGTAGGTTCTCCGCAACTCGGCCAGGAATCCCTGATAGTTGTTTCGTAAGGGGCTGTCGGGTTGCATGTGGGGGATCGCCCACTTCTCGGCCTCCCCGGTGAGCCGGGACACCAGAAACGCCACTCGTTCGGCCTCCCCGGGAAAGCGGGAGGCCTGGAAGATCATGAATCTGTCCATCTGCATCAAGAAGCCCGCCAGCTGGCCGGGGTCTCCGGAAAAGGGCTCGGGCAGCGAGGTCGGGGGTGTGGTCATCGGCCGGGTCCCATTGGAGGTAATGGCCGAGATGGGTGGGGTGATCTGCAGCGCCCCAGGAATCCGAGCCCGGGTGCGCAACAGGGTCAGCTCAGCCATCACGCTCTCCAGCATGTTGGTGAGGTTGGCCTTCTCTGCGCGAAGGGTCGAGGCCTCGCGCCTGAGCGCCGAGTTGGTGAGGCGCAGCGAGGTCAGGGTGTCGATGACGTCGTCCATGGGGGCGCTAGCAGAAGCTGCAGAGGCTGGGGTTCCAGCTTTTGAGGTCTGGGGCTGGACCATGCTGGCCAGAGGTCAGTCAAAGGCTGAGACTGACGGAAGTGGAGGAAGGTGGTGGTGACGGGGGGCTGGGGTTGGGTTTGGATAATCCAGAACCTGAGCACCTGTGATGCTAAAATTGG includes these proteins:
- the LDOC1L gene encoding protein LDOC1L, encoding MVQPQTSKAGTPASAASASAPMDDVIDTLTSLRLTNSALRREASTLRAEKANLTNMLESVMAELTLLRTRARIPGALQITPPISAITSNGTRPMTTPPTSLPEPFSGDPGQLAGFLMQMDRFMIFQASRFPGEAERVAFLVSRLTGEAEKWAIPHMQPDSPLRNNYQGFLAELRRTYKSPLRHARRAQIRKTSASNRAMRERQTLCRQLAATGAAPCPVHPASNGTSPTPALPTRARNL